The stretch of DNA ttgattcactaatCATCTTTGGGAAGAAAATccactgtccttacttggtctggcctacatgtaactccagacccacagcaatgtggttgactcttatctgccctctgaaatggccaaacaagccactcagctgtatcaaaccgctacaacatCAATAACGAATGAACCCATCAAAGCACCCAgcacggaaatgacaacggcaagcccagccctgtcaaccctgcaaagtcctccttcctaacatctgagggcttgtgccaaaggtgggagagctgtcccacagactagtcaagcaacagcctgacatagtcatactcaccaaatcatacctaaagacaatgtcccagacacaaccatcaccatccctgggtatgtcctgtcccactggcagaacagacccagcagaggtgacggcacagtgtcgggagggagtttcccctgggagtcctcaacttgaGGTAGGGAGGGGGAGAGGCTGCCATGGGTTGACTCaggcccccatgaagtctcatgacatcaggtcaaacatgagcaaggaaacctcctgctgatcatcaCCTACCAccttccttcagctgatgaatcagtactcctccatgctgaacaccacttggaggaagcactgagggtggcaagggtgcagaatgtactctgggtgggggacttcaatatccatcacaaagagtggcttggtagcaccacaactgactgagctggccgcgtcctaaagcgcataactgctagactgggcttgtgtcaggtggtgagggaaccaacaaaagggaatacATACTTGatctcttcctcaccaatctgccttatGCAGATGGCTCTATCCAtgatgtattggtaggagtgaccaccgcacagcccttgaAGAGACAGAAGTCCCATctacacattgaggataccttccatcgtgctgtgtggcactgccaccgtactaaatggtatagatttcgaacagatctagcaactcaaaactgggcatccatgaggcactgtgggccatcaacagcagcagaattgtgctcaaccgcaatctgtaacctcatgggctcacatatcccccactcaaccattaccatcaagccgggggatccaccctggttcaatgaagagtgcaggagggcatgccaggagcagtaacaggtatacctcaaaatgaggtgtcaacctggtgaagctacaacataggactacttgcttgccaaacagcataggcagcatgtgatagacagagctaagcgatcccataaccaacagatcagatctaagctctgcagtcttgccacatccagtcatgtatggtggtgggcaattaaacaactaactgaaggagatggctctacaaatatccccatcctcaatgatgggggagaccagcacattagtgcaaaagctaaggctgacgcagttgcaacaatcttcagccagaagtgccaagtggagaatccatctcagcctcctcctgcagtccccagcatcacagatgccaaacttcagcaattcgattcactccgcatgatatcaagaaacaactgacggcactggatactgcaaaggctatgggccctgacaatatttcggcagtagaactgaaggcctgtgctgcagatcttgccgcgcccccagccaagttgttccagtacagctataatacTGCCAACTACCCAACAATGtaaaaaattgcccaggtctgccctgtacacaaaaaacaaccCGGCCAATTAGTGCCGAagcagactactctcaatcatcagtaaagtgatggaaggtgtcgtcgacagggctatcaagtggcacttgctttgcattaacctgctcagtgatgctcaatttgggttccgccagggccattcatctCCTGACCACGTTACAGCttaggttcaaacatggacaaaagagctgaactcaagaaatcAGATgatagtgactgcgcttgacatcaaggcagcatttgaccgagtatggcatcaaggacccctagcaaaactggagtcaatgggaattgggggaaaactctctgctggttggagtcatacctagtgcaaaggaagatagttgtggttgttggacatcaatcatctgagctccaggatatcactgcaggagttcctcagggtagtgtcttaggcccaaccatcttcagctgcttcttcaatgatcttccttcagtaataaagtcagaagtggggatgttcactgatgattgcacaacgttcagcatcattcacaactcctgagatactgaagcagtccgtcaaTACATGCaataagatctggacaacatccaggcttgggctgataagtggcaaataacattcactccacacaagtgccaggcaatgaccatctcaaacaggatagaatctaaccatctccccttaaaattcaatggcattacgatcactgaatcccccactatcaacatcctaggggttaccattgaccagaaactgaactggagtagccatataaataccatggctccaaaagtaagtcagaggctaggaatcctgtggcgagtaactcacctcctgactccccaaagcctgtccaccatctagaaggcacaggtcaggagtgtgatggaatactctccacttgtctggatgggtgcagctccaacaacactcaagaagtttgacactgtccaggacaaagcagcccgcttgattggcaccccgttcacaaacattcactccctccaccactgatgcacagtggcaacattgtgtcccatctacaagatgcactgcagcagcgcaccaaggcccttttgacagcaccttccaaacccgcgacctcagaGATGGCTGCCTGGAGAGTATAAATCAGgcccacacttcatctgatccGCCTCCGTTCCCATCTCCATTGGCTCTAATTGGGCAGGGAACCTCCCTGAAAAtcatgactttaatcagtttcccaccagaagtTGGTTCCTGACCTGAAAACAATCtgaactcctgtttcctgcctctgcaGTGAATATTCAAtctcatgctctgtcactctctcagaTAAAGATATTATGAGTCAAAACAAATTTTAGCTGTTTTTATTGAAAATAATGAAACTTGGTAATTTAAAGATAAAAGTTAATATACTGAAGATGCAACATCAACCTCAAATGTGAATTGCCTTTTTAAAATTGTTTGTTGCCTTACTGACTAGCTCCTAAAGGCAATGTTTTTTTCTATTTTGCTATGATACCTGGTTCCGTGTGTTACTGATGGCCTTTCTTCACGTTTCACGTTGCACTGAGAATGTCGGTAGACTATTCCACTATGGGGATATCATAGCTGAGCCCTATTCTGTTTCACCCTATGTCAGAGCAAGAAGCCATGCAGCAGGCATCAATAGATATTGAGGTACAACCACTCCATTCTCCAATCCTGTACCCACTGCTGGCCCAGGTGAGACCAAGGAACACTGCATGGATTGGGTAAGATCCAGTCTATATAACTGAGTACCACAACAGACTGTGCATTTATCCACTGAACTAACAAGAGAACTACTTTTTTCTTGTCCATTTAATGGAGAACATGAAAAGCCAAGATCACAGTAACCACCAAAACTTTGTTATATATCAGTTCTACAAACTTATGCATCAGCTTTACAGAAACCACATGGCCACTATTGCTTTCATCATTCTTTCTACTTAAAATTATGCTATGAGTTCAACTTGGCTATTTATAAATTGTTTGAGCACTGTTGGTGTGATTTATGATGTTGTCAGAAACACTTGATTGAAATTCAGCATTGTAATATGAATATAAGAATATATAAAACAAGGAAAAGCCACACAACCAAACAAGTCCTTAATCAGACCATGTACAATCCAATTTATTATGGAATATCCTTGGCATTTGTCCATTATCCTGCATCTATTTAAATGAAGAACACTTATTTTGTTATTCAGAGACAGAGCTTTGTTTTCTACTATTTAAATTGATGGCATATTATAGGACACACAATTTGCTTCTGAACTGTGTACCTACATGACAGCTTTTATGCAAGGCTGAAACACACGCTGGATCCTGTATCGTGTGATGGTAAAAGGAACCATTTTCCGGGAAACAGACTTACAGCAGTTGATGCGAACCTTACCTGGCTGCACATCTGTAAAGCAAAAGGGTAGACTAGAATCAGCACAGCCTCAAGAGACAGCGCAAATGTCTTTTCAAACTTTAATTTATATTAGGCAACATGCTTGTCTCAGAAGTTGGTGAAACATTGCTTTCAAAAACTTATTTTTTTAACATTGCATACATTTTCCACTTTGGCAAAGTAAACATACTAAAAACAATACATTTCTTTTAGCCAACTTACATGAGCCAGTAATCAAAGTAATAAAGCCAAGCATCACCAAGAACAGAAGAAAATGAGGAGATCCTCTGTTGAACGTATTCTGCATGTTTAACATCCAGATAATCCTTATTCGTTAGCTGTGTGAATGAGCCTTGCAGACTCTAAAATGTTACAATTTATAAAACCCTCATGCTCTGCCCATAGCTGAATATAGTATCAGAAACTACGCAAAGGAAACAAAGCATCAGTCCAGTTTCATACACACGTGTTTATTTTTGTTAATGGTTTCGCAAATTAATTGATGAAAGTCAGGGGAAATAACTGGGCAACAGTATTTGAGGAAGTGTGAGTATTTCCTTA from Heterodontus francisci isolate sHetFra1 chromosome 11, sHetFra1.hap1, whole genome shotgun sequence encodes:
- the LOC137374842 gene encoding eotaxin-like, with the protein product MLNMQNTFNRGSPHFLLFLVMLGFITLITGSYVQPGKVRINCCKSVSRKMVPFTITRYRIQRVFQPCIKAVIFYTKEKGPVCAHPKARWVLKKIKELRSAAHIIQGNI